In Fervidobacterium nodosum Rt17-B1, one genomic interval encodes:
- the speE gene encoding polyamine aminopropyltransferase, whose protein sequence is MADKGLEKELKPGRHMLYMEWYSKDPGGLFMKVNRYLYSAQSQYQRIDIFEAPFYGRVFSLDGITMTTEIDEFMYHEMLVHVPMFMHPNPKKVLVIGGGDGGSIREVLKHPSVEKAVMCEIDELVVRAAMEYLPYTASKLTDPRVELVYEDGAKFVRQFKNEFDVIIIDSTDPTAGEGGHLFTLDFYKACNEALKEDGILCAQTEGMTYDYEWGSTAYKRIKANFPLVKMYLGFMPTYPGGIWSYTYASKAGIDPVKDFNPDKVKNFREPLRYYNEEIHIAAFALPNFVKKYIEE, encoded by the coding sequence ATGGCTGATAAAGGACTCGAAAAAGAATTAAAACCCGGTAGACATATGTTGTATATGGAATGGTATTCGAAAGATCCCGGTGGATTATTCATGAAAGTTAATAGATATTTGTACTCAGCCCAGAGTCAGTATCAAAGAATAGATATATTTGAAGCACCATTTTATGGAAGAGTGTTTTCACTAGATGGTATTACAATGACAACGGAAATCGATGAATTCATGTACCATGAAATGCTCGTTCACGTACCAATGTTTATGCATCCAAATCCAAAGAAAGTCCTTGTTATCGGTGGCGGTGACGGTGGAAGCATAAGAGAAGTTTTAAAACACCCATCCGTTGAAAAAGCGGTAATGTGTGAGATTGACGAACTTGTTGTAAGAGCTGCTATGGAATATCTCCCATACACCGCATCAAAGTTAACAGACCCAAGAGTAGAGCTTGTTTACGAAGACGGTGCGAAGTTCGTAAGGCAATTTAAAAACGAGTTTGACGTTATTATAATTGACTCAACCGACCCAACAGCAGGGGAAGGTGGGCACCTATTCACGCTTGACTTTTACAAGGCATGTAACGAAGCTTTGAAAGAAGATGGTATTTTGTGTGCTCAAACTGAAGGCATGACATACGACTACGAATGGGGTTCAACTGCTTACAAAAGAATTAAGGCAAACTTCCCGCTTGTAAAGATGTACCTTGGCTTTATGCCAACGTATCCCGGAGGTATTTGGTCTTACACTTACGCTTCAAAAGCAGGAATTGACCCAGTTAAAGATTTCAATCCAGATAAAGTAAAAAATTTCAGAGAACCGTTAAGATATTACAATGAAGAAATACACATAGCTGCATTTGCACTTCCGAATTTCGTAAAAAAATACATAGAAGAATAA
- the speD gene encoding adenosylmethionine decarboxylase codes for MKSLGRHIIAEFYDCDKEMLDNIDAIEFHMKQAAYETGATIVNSSFHRFLPYGVSGVVVISESHLTIHTWPEYGYAAVDLFTCGDHVDPWKAFSYLKKIFKSQRAHVVEHLRGKYDEVGIPENAPHKAVEAEMAEIF; via the coding sequence ATGAAAAGTTTGGGTAGACATATTATCGCAGAATTTTACGATTGTGACAAGGAAATGCTCGATAATATTGACGCAATCGAGTTTCATATGAAACAAGCAGCTTACGAAACTGGTGCGACAATAGTTAATTCTTCTTTCCACCGGTTCCTCCCCTACGGAGTAAGCGGTGTGGTAGTAATAAGTGAGTCACATCTTACGATCCACACATGGCCAGAGTACGGTTACGCAGCGGTTGACTTGTTCACATGTGGTGACCATGTCGACCCATGGAAAGCTTTTTCTTACTTAAAGAAGATATTCAAGTCGCAAAGGGCACATGTCGTTGAGCACCTTAGAGGAAAATACGATGAAGTCGGAATTCCTGAAAACGCACCACATAAAGCTGTTGAAGCAGAAATGGCAGAAATATTCTAA
- a CDS encoding queuosine precursor transporter yields MNQVEKKLMTFTTLFITGIVISNVIASKVVKIGLFVFPASIISYTFTFIISNMVSESVDKKYSKQLIYMGFLAQITASLLIILGLFMPSANTERGEAYKIILGMNWRFTIASLSAYGTSQLINHYVFNKGLFKSPLTANLVSVGIAQFFDTLVFTYVAFLGVYKGLWGMILSQYVIKVIIVIVTNPVFLLIKKAK; encoded by the coding sequence ATGAATCAAGTAGAGAAGAAACTCATGACATTTACGACCCTTTTTATCACTGGTATTGTTATTTCAAACGTTATAGCATCTAAAGTTGTTAAAATAGGTTTATTTGTCTTCCCGGCCTCTATTATAAGCTATACTTTTACGTTTATTATTTCAAATATGGTTTCAGAAAGCGTAGACAAAAAGTACTCAAAACAGCTTATATATATGGGTTTTCTTGCACAAATAACCGCAAGTTTGTTGATAATATTAGGTTTGTTCATGCCTTCCGCTAACACTGAAAGAGGAGAAGCGTACAAGATAATTCTTGGAATGAATTGGCGCTTTACGATAGCGAGTTTATCAGCTTATGGGACATCGCAATTAATTAACCATTATGTTTTTAACAAAGGCTTATTTAAAAGTCCGCTTACTGCAAATCTTGTTTCAGTTGGCATCGCACAATTTTTCGATACATTAGTATTTACCTACGTTGCGTTTTTAGGTGTTTATAAAGGACTCTGGGGAATGATATTGTCTCAGTATGTAATTAAGGTTATAATTGTTATAGTTACGAATCCTGTTTTTCTATTAATCAAAAAGGCTAAATAA
- a CDS encoding lipoate--protein ligase family protein: protein MYIIETYGFDGATNMAYDVALGELADDVILRFYTWKNPTLSLGKHQKTDDLDFEYITAKNFDIVRRPSGGRAVLHWDEITYSVIIPKNHELFNTTVLELYNFLSELLVKGLRKVGYPVEMVEGKKKTASHVCFQTPSAYEIALNGTKVVGSAQTRTQDYILQHGSIVLTPHDEIKYCFKSTKSLDIPLIGLYDYKYVSFDDIVSGIKESFGDFFGQPKHFLNQDVLFEKINDKMHTFKIVTNESV from the coding sequence GTGTATATAATTGAGACTTACGGTTTTGACGGTGCGACAAATATGGCTTACGACGTGGCATTGGGAGAGTTAGCCGATGATGTGATTTTACGTTTTTACACATGGAAAAATCCAACTTTATCGTTGGGAAAGCACCAAAAAACCGATGATTTAGATTTTGAATATATAACGGCGAAAAATTTTGACATTGTGAGAAGACCATCTGGTGGAAGGGCTGTTTTGCATTGGGATGAAATTACTTACTCTGTTATTATTCCAAAAAATCATGAGTTATTTAACACGACAGTTTTGGAACTATACAATTTTTTGTCAGAATTACTAGTTAAAGGATTAAGAAAAGTTGGATATCCTGTTGAAATGGTTGAAGGGAAGAAAAAAACTGCGAGTCACGTTTGTTTCCAAACGCCTTCGGCTTATGAAATAGCCTTGAATGGAACAAAAGTTGTTGGAAGTGCTCAAACACGAACCCAAGATTACATATTGCAACATGGTTCAATTGTTTTAACACCGCACGACGAAATTAAATACTGCTTCAAGAGTACAAAAAGTCTTGATATACCATTGATTGGTCTATACGATTACAAATATGTATCGTTTGATGATATAGTTAGTGGGATAAAAGAATCATTTGGAGATTTCTTTGGTCAGCCAAAGCACTTTTTGAACCAAGACGTTTTATTTGAGAAGATAAATGATAAAATGCATACATTTAAGATAGTGACAAATGAGTCGGTTTAG
- the rsmI gene encoding 16S rRNA (cytidine(1402)-2'-O)-methyltransferase produces the protein MVNKSENNKEYGMLYIVGTPIGNLKDITFRALEVLKDVDIVIAEDTRRTKSLLQYFGIEKYIESFNEHNSYKKIDKIIEIIKSGKKVAQVSDAGMPVISDPGYNLVKRCHEKGIKVEVIPGPSALTSAVAVSGFRGTHFYFIGFMPKDKNRRRLLRKLEQVRNLGLIESFVFFESPERLLKTLEDIKSILGSCEVFIARELTKFYEEHYFGTIEGALEKFKNVKGELTVIVKLNSNEGNEESDDGDK, from the coding sequence ATGGTGAACAAAAGCGAAAATAACAAAGAATACGGAATGCTATACATTGTTGGAACACCTATTGGAAATTTGAAAGATATAACATTCAGAGCTTTAGAGGTTTTAAAAGATGTTGATATTGTAATTGCAGAAGACACCAGACGGACGAAGAGTCTTCTGCAATATTTTGGTATCGAAAAGTACATAGAATCGTTTAACGAACACAACTCTTACAAAAAGATAGATAAGATAATAGAAATTATAAAGTCAGGGAAGAAAGTGGCTCAGGTTTCCGATGCAGGAATGCCCGTTATTTCCGATCCAGGTTACAACCTTGTCAAAAGATGTCACGAAAAAGGTATAAAGGTAGAAGTTATACCAGGACCGAGTGCCTTAACAAGTGCGGTAGCTGTAAGTGGGTTCAGAGGAACTCACTTTTATTTTATAGGGTTTATGCCAAAAGATAAAAATAGAAGAAGGTTGTTAAGGAAATTAGAGCAAGTAAGAAATTTAGGATTAATAGAATCTTTTGTCTTCTTCGAAAGCCCGGAAAGACTTTTAAAAACACTTGAAGATATAAAAAGTATACTCGGCAGTTGCGAAGTATTTATAGCAAGAGAACTAACGAAATTTTACGAAGAACACTATTTTGGGACAATTGAAGGAGCTTTAGAAAAATTCAAAAATGTTAAGGGAGAACTAACAGTCATTGTTAAGTTAAATTCCAACGAAGGAAATGAAGAAAGTGATGATGGTGATAAATAA
- a CDS encoding RsmD family RNA methyltransferase — translation MLRIESGELKGKLIKTVPDPRTRYTSAILRRSLVNIVEFEGKICADVCCGSGSVGFEMLSNGAKEVVFVDVSNKAISTVKENAKNLGLDDKIKIYKEDVRRFLESYGNVFDIIYSDPPYELGLVNDIVQRVHNVMHETSIFILQCSKREIPDENILKFIRVFKIKEYGDSFLVFLRKCDIIK, via the coding sequence ATGCTTAGGATTGAGAGTGGGGAATTAAAAGGGAAGTTAATAAAAACAGTCCCAGATCCACGAACTCGTTATACATCAGCTATACTAAGGAGAAGTTTAGTCAACATAGTCGAATTTGAAGGTAAGATTTGCGCGGATGTTTGCTGTGGAAGTGGTTCTGTTGGATTTGAAATGCTCAGCAACGGAGCAAAAGAAGTTGTTTTTGTCGACGTTTCAAATAAGGCTATTTCGACCGTTAAAGAAAATGCTAAAAACCTTGGCTTGGATGACAAGATAAAAATATACAAAGAAGATGTTAGGAGATTTTTGGAAAGTTACGGAAACGTTTTTGATATAATATACTCAGACCCTCCTTATGAACTTGGCTTGGTTAATGATATTGTTCAAAGAGTACACAACGTGATGCATGAAACTTCCATTTTCATCCTTCAATGTTCAAAGAGAGAGATACCAGATGAAAATATCTTAAAATTCATTAGAGTATTTAAAATAAAAGAATACGGAGATTCTTTTCTCGTTTTTTTGAGAAAATGTGATATAATTAAATAG
- a CDS encoding DUF47 domain-containing protein, producing the protein MPFSFAKKEREVIEKLIQLSRKTIEATMALKDFFTCYFSPECERQREVFLLIKTIEHEADEIRRFIISESYKGLFLPDMREVIHSLSESIDKIINKCESVSKIIDYQQPNVPENIKDKILSQLECAVNASKSFYKSVEELFNDIDKVNAYILEVEKYEHDEDMIEEVALKEIFSLDLQLAEKMQLKELIINIGDIVDRTEDASDILEVLLLKLAY; encoded by the coding sequence GTGCCTTTCTCATTTGCAAAGAAAGAAAGGGAAGTAATAGAAAAATTAATACAGCTTTCCAGAAAAACCATTGAAGCGACAATGGCTTTAAAAGATTTTTTCACGTGCTATTTTTCCCCAGAATGTGAAAGACAGAGAGAAGTATTTTTATTAATCAAAACAATTGAGCACGAAGCCGATGAGATAAGAAGGTTTATAATATCAGAATCCTACAAAGGATTATTTTTACCCGATATGAGGGAAGTAATTCATTCTTTGAGTGAGAGCATAGATAAAATAATCAACAAATGTGAATCGGTAAGTAAAATAATCGATTATCAGCAACCTAATGTGCCAGAAAACATAAAAGATAAAATTCTTAGTCAGCTTGAATGTGCTGTAAATGCTTCTAAATCATTCTATAAATCTGTTGAAGAATTGTTTAATGACATTGATAAGGTCAATGCTTATATACTTGAAGTTGAAAAATACGAGCATGACGAAGATATGATTGAGGAAGTTGCACTAAAGGAAATTTTCTCTTTAGATTTACAACTTGCTGAGAAAATGCAACTTAAAGAATTAATAATAAACATAGGTGATATTGTCGATAGAACGGAAGATGCTTCAGATATACTGGAGGTATTGTTATTAAAACTAGCTTATTAA
- a CDS encoding esterase/lipase family protein — translation MVLVTISLSFPAQYYVYYNNGIPVYRTIKEIKPFFEYTKVSEVYWERPVPEIVKIRDGELSVVLIHGIDPMEVNGSWTLYKEYFVNTWNSLLPKNCGLYIFIYPTLDVPLEETAKILVDEIIKLNKKVNIYAHSMGGILLRYVLQNEEFREFVNKIIFAGTPHLGTPLANFVVLDKSVLKFHPKWDIIKTVILMANTAWVFIDAPNYKYLTFGFEKPEIPENINFMNFAAKINANTSSIVKNLINTDFFSSIALQILESTIKIIYPKDSDFTQNDGMVPLFSATYYGNEKVFEGFDHADLAISETIVKEAIKYFFGE, via the coding sequence TTGGTTTTGGTTACCATTTCACTATCATTTCCAGCGCAGTATTATGTGTATTATAACAACGGAATACCTGTTTATAGAACTATAAAAGAAATAAAACCTTTCTTTGAATATACAAAAGTCTCGGAAGTTTATTGGGAAAGACCTGTGCCAGAAATAGTTAAAATAAGAGATGGAGAACTTTCAGTTGTTCTCATTCACGGAATTGACCCTATGGAAGTTAACGGTAGTTGGACTTTATACAAAGAATATTTTGTAAATACATGGAATAGTTTATTGCCTAAAAATTGTGGTCTTTACATATTTATATATCCAACGCTTGATGTGCCACTTGAAGAAACGGCAAAAATTTTAGTCGATGAAATAATCAAATTGAATAAAAAAGTAAATATATATGCTCACAGTATGGGTGGAATTCTTCTGAGATATGTGCTTCAAAATGAAGAATTTAGGGAATTTGTGAACAAAATCATCTTCGCTGGAACACCTCATCTTGGAACACCGCTTGCTAATTTTGTAGTTTTGGACAAGAGCGTTTTGAAGTTTCATCCAAAATGGGACATAATAAAGACCGTAATTTTAATGGCTAATACTGCGTGGGTTTTTATTGATGCGCCAAATTATAAATACCTGACATTTGGATTTGAAAAACCTGAAATTCCAGAAAATATCAATTTTATGAATTTTGCAGCCAAAATAAACGCAAACACAAGTAGCATAGTTAAAAATTTAATAAATACTGATTTTTTTTCATCTATTGCGTTGCAAATTCTCGAAAGTACTATAAAGATAATTTATCCAAAAGATTCCGATTTTACTCAAAATGATGGGATGGTACCACTATTCAGCGCGACATACTATGGTAATGAAAAGGTATTTGAAGGATTTGACCACGCAGACTTAGCCATTAGCGAGACAATTGTTAAGGAAGCGATAAAATACTTTTTTGGAGAATAA
- a CDS encoding DUF3242 domain-containing protein, whose translation MIQKYRLNSFTYIVLVFVLTLLFFSCSVPFIPEVPPSSYSQEAAINVLSNKYYLIDSGYIEGFGDIYLGEGRYAIFDGVDGIFMVFKYDDEEHAKESWNKITKKYNNPFKLKYFKVNMGDYGVFTLRLENTDLYVWYKDNWLIVISGDKIDNFVKDVNEIYKTIKAR comes from the coding sequence ATGATTCAAAAATATAGATTAAATAGTTTTACGTACATTGTATTGGTTTTTGTATTAACTTTACTATTTTTCTCATGTTCGGTGCCTTTTATTCCTGAAGTACCTCCTTCAAGCTACTCCCAAGAGGCTGCAATAAATGTTTTGAGTAACAAGTATTACTTAATCGATAGTGGATACATAGAAGGTTTTGGTGATATTTACCTCGGTGAAGGTAGATATGCTATATTTGACGGAGTTGATGGAATATTCATGGTCTTCAAATACGACGATGAAGAACACGCAAAAGAAAGTTGGAATAAAATCACAAAGAAATACAACAATCCTTTCAAGTTAAAGTATTTCAAGGTAAATATGGGTGATTATGGCGTTTTTACTTTGAGGCTAGAAAATACCGATTTGTATGTTTGGTACAAGGATAATTGGTTGATAGTTATTTCTGGAGATAAAATCGATAATTTTGTGAAGGATGTCAACGAGATTTATAAGACTATAAAAGCTCGATAA
- a CDS encoding ribonuclease HII — protein MSTKGTIDYSIIGVDEAGRGPIFGPVVAAAVFFDEGIYIEGITDSKKLSESKREELYEKISFSAKFGIGIATPDEIDVYNILHATELAMNRALEILSYYIKIDEGKNIYVDGKDLRLNFPSKCIVKGDEKVYQISAASILAKVTRDRIMKKFDKEFPEYNLSKHKGYATSEHIELLKKYGPTPYHRLTFDPVFQLVTPSLLDKWLTENMITLERYIILIKSMEVDLFGNRRDVRKKSRKTKYGKY, from the coding sequence ATGAGTACAAAAGGGACAATTGACTATTCCATTATAGGTGTTGACGAAGCTGGCAGGGGCCCAATTTTTGGTCCGGTAGTTGCGGCTGCTGTTTTTTTTGATGAGGGTATATACATAGAAGGGATAACGGACAGCAAAAAACTTAGTGAATCCAAAAGAGAAGAGCTGTATGAAAAAATATCTTTTAGCGCAAAGTTTGGAATCGGAATAGCCACACCAGACGAAATAGATGTATACAATATACTTCATGCGACTGAATTAGCGATGAATAGAGCGCTGGAAATACTTTCTTATTATATCAAGATAGATGAAGGAAAAAATATTTATGTTGATGGAAAGGATTTGAGACTGAATTTTCCTTCTAAGTGTATTGTAAAAGGTGATGAAAAAGTTTATCAAATATCGGCTGCATCAATTTTGGCAAAAGTGACACGGGATAGGATAATGAAAAAGTTTGATAAAGAATTTCCAGAATATAATCTATCAAAACACAAAGGATATGCTACTTCTGAGCATATTGAATTACTAAAAAAGTATGGTCCCACTCCGTATCATCGTTTAACCTTTGATCCAGTATTTCAATTGGTAACTCCTTCTTTGTTAGATAAATGGTTAACTGAAAACATGATTACTTTAGAAAGATACATTATTTTAATAAAATCAATGGAGGTGGACTTGTTTGGCAATAGACGAGACGTCAGGAAAAAGAGCAGAAAGACAAAATATGGAAAATATTGA
- the thyX gene encoding FAD-dependent thymidylate synthase codes for MENIDFSKFEKNILDKGFVRLVDMMGDDYAAVKAARVSYGQGLKTPERDKALIIYLMEHGHETPFEHIVFTFHAKAPLFVARQWFRHRIGSFNEISQRYTEIKDEEFYIPSNVRVNVPEDRQKAVQLNDEELLRKVIDMMENVFDESYKIYKELIGLGVARELARIVLPLATYTQFYWTVNARSLMNFLNLRADSHAQWEIQQYAIAIADIFKETCPWTYEAFIKYGYRGDLL; via the coding sequence ATGGAAAATATTGATTTTTCAAAATTTGAGAAGAATATACTCGATAAGGGTTTCGTTAGATTAGTTGACATGATGGGTGATGATTATGCGGCGGTAAAAGCGGCACGTGTTTCTTATGGTCAAGGACTTAAAACACCGGAACGTGATAAAGCACTTATTATATACCTTATGGAACATGGTCACGAAACACCATTTGAGCACATTGTCTTTACATTCCACGCAAAAGCCCCACTCTTTGTCGCAAGACAATGGTTTAGACACAGGATAGGTTCATTCAATGAAATAAGCCAAAGATATACAGAGATAAAAGACGAAGAATTCTATATCCCTTCCAATGTTCGTGTAAACGTACCAGAAGATAGACAAAAAGCAGTTCAATTAAACGACGAAGAACTTTTGCGCAAAGTTATTGATATGATGGAAAATGTATTTGATGAAAGCTATAAAATTTACAAAGAGTTGATAGGCTTAGGTGTAGCACGTGAACTTGCAAGAATAGTCTTGCCATTAGCAACATATACACAATTTTATTGGACGGTAAACGCAAGAAGTTTAATGAACTTTTTGAACTTGAGAGCAGATTCACATGCTCAATGGGAAATTCAACAATACGCTATAGCAATAGCCGATATATTTAAAGAAACTTGTCCATGGACATACGAAGCATTTATAAAATACGGCTATAGAGGTGATTTATTGTGA
- a CDS encoding bifunctional 5,10-methylenetetrahydrofolate dehydrogenase/5,10-methenyltetrahydrofolate cyclohydrolase: MFINIEPLYSSMVENIKERVSKLSKPPKLVAVTCQPDSSTLAYLRSQEKQAKRFGIDFAVYEAPKAMDLKILLPKLSADGSVNGIFLTHPLPSDISEYEAVSLISPDKDIEGRHPINLGNILYDKPVFPPCTAEAVLRIINYLTNPSGKKIAVIGRSVTVGKPLAMLLLQKGIDATVTICHSRTKDIAEITKNSDIVVVAIGKAKMFGKDYFKPGTIVIDVGINVEGDEIVGDVDPSVSEICELTPVPGGVGRITTLVLMEHTVKAAEMSLK, from the coding sequence ATGTTTATCAATATAGAACCTTTGTATTCTTCAATGGTTGAAAATATAAAAGAACGTGTATCTAAACTTTCTAAACCTCCAAAGTTGGTTGCAGTTACTTGTCAACCTGATTCTTCAACATTGGCGTACTTAAGAAGCCAAGAAAAACAAGCAAAAAGATTTGGAATTGATTTTGCGGTGTATGAAGCACCAAAAGCGATGGATTTGAAAATTCTTTTACCAAAACTCTCAGCAGATGGTTCCGTAAACGGAATATTTTTGACGCACCCGTTACCATCTGATATTTCTGAGTACGAGGCAGTTTCTTTAATATCACCGGATAAAGATATTGAAGGACGCCATCCAATTAACCTTGGTAACATTTTGTATGACAAACCAGTATTCCCTCCATGTACAGCGGAGGCGGTTTTAAGGATAATAAATTACCTCACAAATCCATCGGGTAAAAAGATAGCGGTAATTGGTCGAAGTGTCACGGTTGGAAAACCTCTTGCTATGCTTCTTCTTCAAAAAGGTATAGATGCAACAGTTACAATTTGTCACTCAAGAACAAAAGATATTGCTGAGATTACCAAAAATTCGGATATTGTAGTTGTTGCTATAGGAAAAGCGAAGATGTTTGGAAAAGATTACTTCAAACCTGGTACAATAGTTATAGATGTTGGAATCAACGTTGAAGGGGATGAGATTGTTGGAGATGTTGATCCATCTGTTTCTGAAATTTGCGAATTAACACCGGTTCCAGGCGGAGTTGGTCGTATTACAACTCTTGTATTAATGGAACACACTGTGAAAGCGGCAGAAATGTCGTTAAAATAA
- the yajC gene encoding preprotein translocase subunit YajC: MRMIFAGAPDAGATTGTTATSTSGAGALMQMLIMLLIFFAMMYFLVILPQRRREKEFKQMVESLKRGDTIITTGGIVGKIIDIKKDTIKVKSANSTELEIHKAYIAKVIKEKEEVKEEENDNSKENSKE, translated from the coding sequence ATGAGGATGATTTTTGCAGGCGCACCTGATGCAGGTGCGACGACAGGAACAACAGCTACTTCAACAAGTGGAGCAGGAGCATTGATGCAAATGCTCATAATGCTTCTTATATTCTTTGCAATGATGTATTTCTTGGTTATTTTACCTCAAAGAAGAAGAGAAAAAGAATTTAAGCAAATGGTTGAATCCCTTAAAAGAGGAGACACAATTATAACAACTGGTGGAATTGTTGGAAAGATAATTGATATCAAAAAGGACACAATAAAAGTTAAGAGTGCAAACTCAACTGAGCTCGAAATTCACAAAGCTTACATTGCAAAGGTTATTAAGGAGAAAGAAGAGGTAAAGGAAGAAGAAAACGATAATTCCAAGGAGAATTCTAAAGAATAA
- the secD gene encoding protein translocase subunit SecD, producing MRSDRVRLIISLALLVAAVVALLLPGGRQATGIAKLFSRIKLGLDLSGGVRLEYRVDIEKGVENPSAVVDDVWTVLRNRLDSAGYTEAVVKKSFRENNSFIIVEIPDATDTSFAEKLVGSTGLLWFGQAIDERDYDPTTNPDDVNLATREGAQWYSDKDGKKWYLIKKEINNRKDLVLSGPRISEAVPTVDQKGVANYVVSFTLAREYVEVFKNITKELYVPEQVLNSGTTQYQMALKKRLAIVLDDKVQFVGFVVSPIEDGKGQIRGNFTFDEAKELAAILRSGALPARLEKTSASLVSPLLGKDVLKQSLNAGLIGAVLVIIYMLAFYGVMSFVAVIGIFYALALIFGFLAGTGAILTLPGIAGIIFTIGTLVDGNIIIYERIKEEIRGGKTPKAAIEVAFSRSFWTLFDANLTTIIAALFLYYFGTGTIKGFAITTIVGIFSAMFMNLVFSKFLLDAMAGAIRVRKTGGAQ from the coding sequence ATGCGAAGTGACCGTGTAAGACTCATAATTTCATTAGCACTACTGGTCGCAGCCGTTGTGGCATTGTTATTACCAGGGGGAAGACAAGCAACAGGTATTGCTAAGCTTTTCAGTAGAATCAAACTCGGTTTGGACCTCAGCGGTGGTGTAAGGCTTGAGTACAGAGTTGATATTGAAAAAGGTGTAGAAAATCCAAGTGCTGTAGTTGACGATGTGTGGACAGTTCTCAGAAATAGGCTTGACTCGGCTGGATATACGGAAGCAGTAGTAAAGAAAAGTTTCAGGGAAAATAATTCATTTATCATAGTTGAAATTCCTGATGCAACTGACACATCATTTGCTGAAAAATTGGTTGGTTCAACCGGTCTTTTGTGGTTTGGTCAGGCAATCGACGAAAGAGATTACGATCCAACTACTAATCCTGATGATGTGAACCTTGCTACTAGGGAAGGAGCACAATGGTATTCAGATAAAGACGGAAAAAAATGGTACTTAATAAAGAAAGAAATCAATAACAGAAAAGATCTTGTCCTTTCTGGTCCAAGAATTTCCGAAGCAGTTCCTACTGTTGACCAAAAAGGTGTTGCAAATTATGTTGTATCGTTCACCTTGGCAAGAGAATACGTTGAAGTATTTAAAAATATAACAAAAGAGCTTTATGTACCAGAACAAGTCCTCAATAGTGGTACGACACAATATCAAATGGCTTTAAAGAAGAGACTCGCAATAGTACTTGATGACAAAGTTCAATTTGTAGGATTTGTTGTAAGCCCAATAGAAGATGGTAAAGGACAGATTAGAGGTAATTTCACATTTGACGAAGCTAAAGAGCTTGCAGCGATTTTGAGAAGTGGGGCACTACCTGCAAGACTTGAGAAAACTTCTGCAAGCCTCGTTTCACCACTTCTTGGTAAAGATGTACTTAAACAATCTTTAAACGCAGGTCTAATTGGCGCGGTGTTAGTAATTATTTACATGCTTGCTTTCTATGGTGTTATGAGCTTTGTTGCAGTTATAGGTATATTCTACGCACTTGCACTAATATTCGGTTTCTTGGCCGGTACGGGCGCAATATTAACATTACCAGGTATCGCAGGTATAATCTTTACAATAGGTACACTTGTTGATGGAAATATAATTATTTACGAAAGGATAAAAGAAGAAATCAGAGGTGGAAAAACACCAAAAGCAGCTATAGAAGTTGCATTTTCAAGATCTTTCTGGACACTCTTTGACGCAAACCTAACGACTATAATCGCAGCTCTCTTCCTTTACTACTTTGGTACGGGAACAATAAAAGGCTTTGCTATAACAACAATCGTTGGTATCTTCTCAGCAATGTTCATGAATTTGGTATTCAGCAAATTCTTACTTGACGCAATGGCTGGAGCAATTAGAGTGAGAAAGACAGGGGGTGCACAGTAA